The Gammaproteobacteria bacterium genome includes a region encoding these proteins:
- the gcvH gene encoding glycine cleavage system protein GcvH, producing MSTIPKHLKYTKTHEWVELHKDGTATIGITDHAQDLLGDVVFIDVPSVGKQVAAGGACAVVESVKAASDIYSPLAGKVIEANPALADQPELVNKDAYGAAWILHLTPTNAADIDGLLDAAGYAALIAADAH from the coding sequence ATGAGCACTATTCCAAAACATCTCAAGTACACCAAAACCCATGAGTGGGTGGAGCTGCACAAAGACGGCACGGCCACCATCGGTATCACGGATCATGCCCAGGACTTGCTCGGCGACGTTGTCTTTATCGATGTACCTTCGGTCGGCAAGCAGGTCGCAGCCGGCGGCGCCTGCGCCGTGGTCGAGTCGGTCAAGGCCGCCTCGGATATCTACAGCCCCCTTGCGGGAAAAGTGATCGAAGCCAACCCGGCACTCGCCGACCAACCCGAGCTGGTCAATAAAGATGCCTACGGTGCAGCCTGGATACTGCACCTCACGCCCACCAATGCAGCGGACATCGATGGCCTGCTGGACGCAGCGGGCTATGCAGCGTTGATCGCCGCCGACGCCCATTAA
- the gcvPA gene encoding aminomethyl-transferring glycine dehydrogenase subunit GcvPA codes for MPFIPHTPEDVSAMLDAIGAKSIDELFEEIPAQLRNSSLNTVPTRLPEMEAGRLMAARAAQDGAPLCFIGAGAYEHHIPAAVWEITTRGEFYSAYTPYQAEASQGTLQLLYEFQTMMTQLTGMEVSNASLYDGASALAESVLMAVRTHGKSRRVLMPATVHPAYRAVVRSIVQHQHIELVELAYCTDDGYTVPDSLQRFNPDEFAALVIPQPNFFGVLEEVDALTDWAHQHNLLVIAVVNPVSLALLKPPGTWGETGADIVCGEGQPLGAPLSSGGPYFGFMCCKKKYVRQMPGRIIGRTVDLDGKPGYSLTLQAREQHIRRSKATSNICTNQGLLVTAATIHMALLGPEGLERVAAQSHANTQRLVDMLCAIPGVSRVFQRPTFHETALRFDKPAQEILQALTTDNILGGYDLSTDYPELGSAILVCVTETKLDTDLDAYAASLRRRLA; via the coding sequence ATGCCCTTCATTCCACACACCCCGGAAGATGTCAGCGCGATGCTCGACGCCATCGGCGCGAAAAGCATCGACGAACTGTTTGAGGAAATTCCGGCGCAGCTGCGCAACTCAAGCTTGAACACGGTACCCACGCGCCTCCCGGAAATGGAAGCCGGCCGCCTGATGGCGGCGCGTGCCGCGCAGGATGGCGCACCGCTGTGCTTCATCGGCGCTGGGGCGTACGAGCACCACATCCCTGCTGCGGTGTGGGAGATTACTACGCGCGGCGAATTTTATTCCGCCTACACACCGTACCAGGCGGAAGCGAGCCAGGGCACACTGCAATTGCTGTACGAATTCCAGACCATGATGACCCAGCTCACCGGCATGGAGGTCTCCAATGCCTCGCTCTACGACGGCGCCTCGGCACTGGCCGAGTCCGTACTCATGGCGGTGCGTACCCACGGCAAATCACGCCGCGTGCTGATGCCTGCCACGGTGCATCCGGCCTATCGGGCAGTCGTGCGCAGCATTGTGCAGCACCAGCACATCGAGCTGGTTGAGCTTGCCTATTGCACAGACGACGGCTACACCGTGCCGGATTCGCTGCAACGGTTTAACCCGGACGAATTCGCCGCACTGGTCATCCCGCAACCGAACTTTTTCGGCGTACTGGAAGAAGTCGATGCGCTCACCGACTGGGCACACCAGCACAATCTGCTGGTCATTGCCGTGGTCAACCCGGTGTCGCTCGCACTGCTCAAGCCACCGGGTACGTGGGGTGAAACCGGCGCCGATATCGTGTGTGGTGAAGGTCAACCGCTGGGCGCACCGCTGTCCTCCGGCGGCCCCTATTTCGGCTTCATGTGCTGCAAGAAAAAATATGTGCGCCAGATGCCGGGGCGCATCATCGGCCGTACCGTCGACCTCGATGGCAAACCGGGTTACTCACTCACGCTGCAGGCACGCGAGCAACATATCCGCCGCTCCAAGGCGACCTCCAACATCTGCACCAATCAGGGTCTGCTGGTCACCGCCGCTACCATCCACATGGCGCTGCTGGGACCTGAAGGCCTGGAACGCGTCGCGGCACAGAGCCACGCCAATACCCAACGGCTGGTGGACATGCTCTGCGCCATCCCCGGTGTCAGCCGGGTATTCCAGCGCCCGACGTTTCATGAAACGGCGCTGCGCTTTGACAAACCGGCACAGGAAATACTGCAGGCGCTCACCACAGACAACATCCTCGGCGGTTACGATTTAAGTACCGACTACCCCGAGCTGGGGTCAGCGATACTGGTCTGTGTCACCGAAACCAAACTCGATACCGATCTGGATGCCTATGCGGCCAGTCTGCGGCGCAGACTGGCCTGA
- the tpx gene encoding thiol peroxidase yields the protein MATITLQGNPIHTNGDLPKVGTKAPDFSLADVNLANKTLADFRGKKKLLNIVPSLDTPVCALSTKKFNEHAQTNGGAVLLMISADLPFAMNRFCAAENTRNVVTLSMMRDRHFAKDYGVLIEDGPLAGITARAVVVLDENDKVTYTELVPEIGQEPDYDKALAALK from the coding sequence ATGGCGACCATCACCCTGCAAGGCAACCCGATACACACCAATGGCGACCTGCCCAAGGTCGGCACCAAGGCACCTGATTTCAGCCTCGCCGATGTCAATCTGGCCAACAAGACCCTGGCCGATTTTCGCGGCAAGAAAAAACTGCTTAACATCGTGCCCAGCCTCGATACCCCGGTGTGTGCGCTCAGCACCAAGAAATTCAATGAGCATGCCCAGACCAACGGCGGTGCCGTGCTATTGATGATCTCCGCCGACCTGCCGTTTGCCATGAACCGTTTCTGCGCCGCAGAGAACACCCGGAATGTCGTCACCCTCTCCATGATGCGCGACCGGCATTTCGCCAAGGACTACGGGGTACTGATTGAGGACGGCCCGCTCGCCGGCATCACCGCACGCGCAGTAGTGGTGCTGGATGAAAACGACAAGGTGACATACACGGAACTGGTGCCCGAGATCGGGCAGGAGCCTGACTACGACAAGGCGCTGGCAGCGCTGAAGTAA
- a CDS encoding DUF2892 domain-containing protein, which yields MTTDRIVLAFAGSVILVSLVLSQWHSPYWLWVTAFVGANLLQTAFTGFCPLARILVACGAKPGPGCM from the coding sequence ATGACGACTGATCGCATCGTGCTCGCCTTTGCAGGCAGTGTTATTCTTGTCAGTCTGGTGTTGTCGCAATGGCACTCGCCTTACTGGCTCTGGGTTACTGCATTCGTCGGGGCCAATCTGCTGCAAACCGCGTTCACGGGATTCTGCCCGCTGGCCAGAATCCTGGTCGCCTGCGGCGCCAAGCCCGGCCCCGGCTGCATGTAG
- the gcvPB gene encoding aminomethyl-transferring glycine dehydrogenase subunit GcvPB, translated as MLIFEQSQPGRFNASQSPLTRAAVSGIPAHLRRTQRPLLPELSEMQVVRHYTRLSQKNFSIDTQFYPLGSCTMKYNPRACNKLALLPGFTGRHPQAPENFSQGYLACMYDLQEILKDVTGMQAISLTPMAGAQGEFAGVAMIRAYHDARGDTARTEILVPDAAHGTNPATAAMCGYTVREIPTDADGDIDLELLRAAVGPHTAGLMLTNPSTLGVFEKDILDVRNIVHDAGGLLYYDGANLNAILGLVKPGDMGFDVIHMNLHKTFSTPHGGGGPGAGPVGVSERLKPFLPIPIVGKEASGHYRWLTEKDCPQSIGRLSAHMGNAGVLLRAYVYARLLGREGMPRVAHYATLNANYLMARLTQAGYTAAYANRRATHEFILTLKKLKDETGVIAMDVAKRLLDYGYHAPTTYFPLLVPECLLIEPTETECKEELDGFIDAMKKILDEARTSAATVKGAPYTTPVRRLDDVKAARDLDLAWKP; from the coding sequence ATGCTGATTTTTGAACAGTCACAACCCGGTCGCTTCAATGCATCGCAGTCGCCGCTCACCAGGGCGGCGGTCAGCGGCATACCCGCACACCTGCGCCGCACGCAGCGCCCGCTGCTGCCGGAGCTGTCTGAGATGCAGGTGGTGCGCCATTACACCCGTTTGTCGCAGAAGAACTTCTCCATCGACACCCAGTTTTACCCGCTCGGCTCCTGCACCATGAAGTACAACCCGCGCGCCTGCAACAAACTCGCGCTGCTGCCGGGCTTTACGGGCCGTCACCCGCAGGCGCCGGAGAATTTCAGCCAGGGCTATCTCGCCTGCATGTATGACTTGCAGGAAATTCTGAAAGACGTCACCGGCATGCAGGCCATCTCGCTCACACCGATGGCGGGCGCGCAGGGCGAGTTCGCCGGTGTGGCCATGATCCGCGCCTATCACGATGCGCGTGGCGACACGGCACGCACCGAAATCCTGGTACCCGATGCCGCCCACGGCACCAACCCCGCCACTGCCGCCATGTGCGGCTACACGGTGCGCGAGATCCCGACCGACGCCGACGGCGACATCGATCTGGAGCTGTTACGCGCCGCCGTCGGCCCGCACACGGCGGGCCTGATGCTCACCAACCCCTCGACACTCGGCGTGTTCGAAAAAGACATATTGGATGTACGTAACATTGTGCACGACGCAGGTGGTTTGCTGTATTACGATGGCGCCAACCTCAATGCCATTCTCGGACTGGTCAAACCCGGCGACATGGGTTTCGACGTCATCCACATGAACCTGCACAAGACCTTCTCCACCCCACACGGTGGCGGTGGCCCCGGCGCTGGCCCGGTGGGCGTGAGCGAGCGCCTGAAACCCTTTCTACCCATCCCCATCGTGGGCAAGGAAGCGAGCGGCCATTACCGCTGGCTCACCGAAAAAGACTGCCCGCAAAGCATCGGCCGACTGTCAGCCCACATGGGCAATGCGGGCGTGCTGCTGCGTGCCTATGTGTATGCGCGCCTGCTCGGGCGTGAAGGCATGCCCCGTGTCGCCCACTATGCGACTCTCAATGCCAACTACCTGATGGCCCGCCTCACCCAGGCAGGCTACACCGCCGCCTATGCCAATCGGCGCGCCACACACGAATTCATTCTTACCCTGAAAAAGCTCAAGGATGAGACCGGCGTCATCGCGATGGATGTAGCCAAGCGTTTGCTGGACTATGGCTACCATGCCCCCACGACCTACTTTCCGCTGCTGGTGCCGGAATGCCTGTTGATCGAACCGACAGAGACTGAGTGCAAGGAAGAGCTGGACGGCTTCATCGACGCCATGAAAAAAATTCTGGACGAAGCTCGCACATCGGCGGCTACCGTCAAGGGGGCGCCCTATACCACACCGGTACGCCGCCTCGATGATGTAAAGGCAGCGCGTGATCTCGACCTCGCCTGGAAACCGTAA
- a CDS encoding diacylglycerol kinase: protein MNNKISKGGEIARLIRAFGYSLAGIKSAFQNEAAFRLEVALFTVLAPLALWLGDNGTERALLLGSLMLVLIAEVINSSIEAVVDRIGTEQHTLAGRAKDMGSGAVLLTLVNAALIWALVLLDRLHF from the coding sequence ATGAACAATAAAATATCGAAAGGTGGTGAAATCGCACGCCTTATCCGCGCCTTCGGATATTCACTGGCAGGCATTAAATCGGCATTTCAAAACGAAGCCGCATTCCGGCTCGAAGTGGCATTATTCACCGTGTTGGCGCCACTTGCACTGTGGCTGGGTGATAATGGCACGGAACGTGCTCTCCTGCTGGGTAGCCTGATGCTGGTGCTGATTGCGGAAGTCATCAACTCCAGCATCGAAGCCGTCGTCGACCGCATCGGCACCGAGCAGCACACGCTCGCCGGACGCGCCAAGGACATGGGCTCGGGTGCGGTACTACTCACCCTTGTCAACGCAGCCCTGATCTGGGCGCTGGTGCTGCTGGATCGATTGCATTTTTAA